Proteins encoded within one genomic window of Ascaphus truei isolate aAscTru1 chromosome 8, aAscTru1.hap1, whole genome shotgun sequence:
- the EXOSC1 gene encoding exosome complex component CSL4 yields MAPARCCVPGERLCSLEDCTPGYGTYCKHGYIFASLSGYMVKKSDNGLLPVVSVMRETESLLLPDVGAVVTCKVMSINSRFAKVQIMYIGSTPLINTFRGTIRKEDIRATEKDKVEMYKSFRPGDIVVAKVISLGDVQSNYLLTTAENELGVVVAHSEAGVAMVPISWCEMQCPRTHIKEQRKVARVQPEFLQT; encoded by the exons ATGGCTCCTGCTAGGTGCTGTGTTCCGG GTGAAAGGCTGTGTAGCCTTGAGGATTGCACCCCTGGATATGGGACATACTGCAAACATGGCTATATCTTTGCCTCACTTTCGGGATACATGGTAAAGAAAAGTGACAATGGATTG TTGCCTGTCGTTTCtgtgatgagagagacagagtcccTTCTCCTGCCAGATGTGGGTGCTGTTGTCACATGCAAG GTGATGAGCATTAATTCACGATTTGCTAAAGTCCAGATTATGTATATTGGGTCAACACCACTGATAAACACATTTAGAGGCACTATCAG GAAAGAAGATATTCGAGCTACAGAAAAAGACAAG GTGGAGATGTACAAAAGTTTTCGTCCAGGAGATATTGTTGTGGCAAAAGTG ATATCTTTGGGAGACGTCCAGTCCAATTATTTGTTGACCACTGCAGAAAATGAGCTCGGAGTTGTGGTTGCCCACAGTGAAGCAG GGGTGGCCATGGTACCGATCAGTTGGTGCGAGATGCAGTGCCCAAGGACACACATTAAGGAACAGAGGAAGGTGGCACGCGTGCAGCCAGAGTTTCTTCAAACGTAG
- the PGAM1 gene encoding phosphoglycerate mutase 1 yields the protein MAAYKLVLIRHGESSWNQENRFCGWFDADLSATGQQEAERGGQALKDAGYEFDICYTSVLKRAIRTLWMVLESIDQMWLPVVRTWRLNERHYGGLTGLNKAETAAKHGEEQVKVWRRSFDTPPPSMDPDHDYYSIISKDRRYADLTEDQLPSCESLKDTIARALPFWNDEIVPQIKEGKRVLIAAHGNSLRGIVKHLEGMSEEAIMELNLPTGIPIVYELDKNLKPIKPMQFLGDEETVRKAMEAVAAQGKAKK from the exons ATGGCCGCCTACAAGCTGGTCCTCATCCGTCACGGGGAGAGCTCCTGGAACCAGGAAAACCGCTTCTGCGGCTGGTTCGACGCTGACCTCAGTGCTACCGGGCAGCAGGAGGCGGAGCGAGGCGGCCAGGCCCTGaaag ATGCCGGTTATGAGTTTGATATCTGCTATACCTCTGTACTTAAGCGAGCAATTCGCACCCTATGGATGGTGCTAGAGAGCATTGACCAAATGTGGCTGCCGGTCGTGAGAACTTGGCGGTTAAATGAGAGGCACTACGGTGGCCTAACAGGCCTCAACAAAGCAGAGACTGCTGCTAAGCATGGAGAAGAGCAGGTGAAGGTTTGGAGGCGGTCATTTGACACTCCTCCGCCGTCCATGGATCCAGATCATGATTATTACAGTATCATCAGTAAG GATCGTCGCTATGCAGACCTGACTGAGGACCAACTCCCAAGCTGTGAGAGTCTGAAGGACACCATTGCTAGAGCTCTGCCCTTCTGGAACGATGAGATTGTCCCACAGATcaaggagggaaagagagtgttgATTGCAGCCCATGGCAACAGTCTCAGAGGAATTGTCAAGCACCTTGAAG GTATGTCAGAAGAGGCCATCATGGAACTCAACTTGCCCACTGGCATCCCTATTGTTTACGAGCTGGACAAGAACCTGAAGCCCATCAAGCCCATGCAGTTCCTGGGTGATGAGGAGACTGTGCGGAAGGCAATGGAAGCCGTCGCTGCTCAAGGCAAAGCCAAGAAGTAA